Genomic segment of Sphingopyxis lindanitolerans:
CTGGCCTCGTCGGCTTCCTGCGCACGGGATCCTATGTGAATCAGAAGACCACGCAGACGCATTGGGGGATGGCATTCCCCGACGGAACCCGCTTCCGTCGCCACCTGCTCGACCGTCCTCTGGAGGCAGGCGATCGAACCGATGTCATGGCCAGTTCCGGAACGATGCGATTCACGATTCCCGATATGGAATATTGTCGCTTCGAGGCGTTCGACGACGATGCGGAAGCGGACCTGCGCATCTATGATTGGTATCCTTCGCAGGAATGGGAGGTGGTCGGAGGACCGGGTCATGGAACATTGACTTCGGGAGGCGACGATCATGGCCACCCGGAAAGCGCCGGCCGGGTGGAAGGCCGCGTCCGGATCGGCGACCGGGTGGTCACGATCGAGAATGGCATCGGCTACCGCGATCATGGCTACGGACCGCGCCCGCTACCGATGTTTCGCTCGGCGCGCTGGCATGCCGGCACGGTGGGCGAGAAGCTGAGCTACTCGCTGCTCACGATGCAGGCCGAGGATGGCGCCTTCGCCAAGATGGGCTATGTGATGCTCGATGGAAAGCGCGAGCCTATCCGGGATTTCCATACCGTCAATTGCACGCTGGGCGACGGCCTCTCGTCGATCGGCGGCTGGACTGTGGCGCAGCTCGAGAACGGCCAGACCCTTCGTATCGACGTCGAAGCTGTCGATGGCGTCGTGACTTCCACAGACCTCAACAATGGCGGTCCGAACTCTTCTCCGGCAGGGATCGAAGTTCTGTCTATCCCCAGGTGGCAAGGCCTGGAGGGCGTGTGCGATTTCAACATGATCGATAATGCCCATCGCGGCAATCAGGCGGTGTCGCACCTCTTTCTCGCCAACACGAACGACGGAATTTCCCAGCGGGGATTTGACCCCTCCTGGCTCCGCTAAAAAAGGCAGGCGACCGCATATGTAACTGCTGCGGTCGCCGCAGCCGCAAGGACTCGCGATCTCGCGAGCGTCGCAGTGCGGAGAGGACGCTCGGGGTCGAGCGAACAAGTGGACCCTAAATTTCAGTCGATCGTGCCCGACGGCGGCAGCAAAATCTCCAGTCCGACCCTGGCGGCCAAATCCGCGGCGATCTTCGGCCCGCGTTCGATGACTGGCAACAACTGGCGCAATATGGGCTCCGGGAAATGCCGGAACGTCAGCACGTTGATGACCGCCAGCCGATAGGCCGTAAACAGCTCGAAATAGGGCATGTTGCGAAGCTTGCGCCCCGACAGTCGCTCATATTCTGCAATCCGCTGCTGATAACTCAGCGTCCCTTCCAGAGCCGGGACATCATTCTGGATGATCTGGTCGCCCATATGCGTGAAACAGACATCGCATTCGGGCGTCCCGAGAAAGCTCATCTCCCAATCGACCACGGCCGACACCGCAGTCCCGAGATAGAGATAATTGCCGAAGTTCGCGTCGCCATGACACAGGACCGTATCAATGTCGGCCGGCTCATTTGCGACAAGCCAATCCCGGAGCGGTCGCAGCGCTTCGAGATAGGGCTTGCAGTCGGCATATTCGAGCGAATCCCAATACCAATTTACCTCGCGCTCGATCGGACGCGCACCCGCCGCGCGCTTTTCCAGCCATTCGAGCCCGAGCGCCCGCCAGTCCAGCGCATGCACGCGCGCGAGCGCTTCGAGATAGCCCAGTTGCATCTCGCGCCGCGCTGCCGGCTCAGCGTCGGCGATGATGCCCGAAGTCATCCAGGTCATCGGCGCGCTCGCCCCCTCGACCATTCCCATCACATAGCCCGGGCGACCGAGAAGGTTGCCGTCCGGATCGAGCCAGATCTGTGGCGGAACCGGCACATCGGTGGCTTCAAGCGCGCGCTGCAGGTTGAACTGCGCGGTGACGTCATAG
This window contains:
- a CDS encoding DUF7064 domain-containing protein; translation: MSLYSAIDLPHHPGNHPFWQESWVLVFRDPDTGLVGFLRTGSYVNQKTTQTHWGMAFPDGTRFRRHLLDRPLEAGDRTDVMASSGTMRFTIPDMEYCRFEAFDDDAEADLRIYDWYPSQEWEVVGGPGHGTLTSGGDDHGHPESAGRVEGRVRIGDRVVTIENGIGYRDHGYGPRPLPMFRSARWHAGTVGEKLSYSLLTMQAEDGAFAKMGYVMLDGKREPIRDFHTVNCTLGDGLSSIGGWTVAQLENGQTLRIDVEAVDGVVTSTDLNNGGPNSSPAGIEVLSIPRWQGLEGVCDFNMIDNAHRGNQAVSHLFLANTNDGISQRGFDPSWLR
- a CDS encoding phosphotransferase family protein; amino-acid sequence: MSELDVDQIGAAIVKHQRGARFAETTPDQWGDRLMQFIGAQAGVSDVRVANVREVGTAAGGSNGTLLFEASWTEDGEPRSSGLVLRFMPTRGLFHAYDVTAQFNLQRALEATDVPVPPQIWLDPDGNLLGRPGYVMGMVEGASAPMTWMTSGIIADAEPAARREMQLGYLEALARVHALDWRALGLEWLEKRAAGARPIEREVNWYWDSLEYADCKPYLEALRPLRDWLVANEPADIDTVLCHGDANFGNYLYLGTAVSAVVDWEMSFLGTPECDVCFTHMGDQIIQNDVPALEGTLSYQQRIAEYERLSGRKLRNMPYFELFTAYRLAVINVLTFRHFPEPILRQLLPVIERGPKIAADLAARVGLEILLPPSGTID